Proteins encoded together in one Yersinia mollaretii ATCC 43969 window:
- a CDS encoding LysR family transcriptional regulator: protein MHYSPESLIAFVEAAALGSFSAAARKLRKSQSTISTAIANLEADLGVTLFDRQARQPVLTDHGRRVLSHVQEILAASERLDSLSIRLSGQVETRLTFVLSDTYQPTHHEDLLRRFEQRYPDIEFECLIAEEADVIDLLQLRRAHIGVVEVQQSYPPDIAARRLSAQTEMAIFVQGDHPLAKLPQVHPEQLATTRQLCLNTYKRTERNQPQGLIWSAPSYLMLLEMAEQGFGWAILPRWLVDQYSRRKLVPLPTIGWPKMISIDAVWSKKSPPGPAGYWLLDQLAGDIR, encoded by the coding sequence ATGCACTATTCTCCCGAATCATTGATTGCGTTTGTCGAAGCCGCTGCACTCGGTTCGTTTTCCGCCGCTGCGCGCAAGTTGCGTAAAAGCCAGTCAACCATCAGCACCGCTATTGCCAATCTGGAGGCGGACCTGGGGGTGACGCTATTTGATAGGCAGGCGCGTCAGCCGGTGCTAACGGATCATGGCCGCCGGGTGTTGTCCCACGTGCAAGAAATTTTGGCCGCCAGCGAACGGCTGGACTCACTCTCAATTCGCCTGTCGGGTCAGGTTGAAACGCGCCTCACCTTTGTGCTCTCCGACACCTATCAACCGACGCATCATGAGGATCTGCTGCGCCGTTTTGAACAGCGCTACCCTGATATCGAATTTGAATGCCTGATCGCCGAAGAAGCCGACGTTATTGACCTATTACAGCTCAGACGCGCACATATTGGTGTGGTGGAAGTGCAACAGAGCTATCCGCCAGACATTGCTGCTCGCCGATTATCCGCCCAAACTGAAATGGCGATATTTGTGCAGGGCGATCATCCGCTGGCAAAACTGCCCCAAGTCCACCCCGAGCAACTGGCTACCACCCGCCAGCTCTGCCTCAACACCTACAAGCGCACCGAGCGCAATCAGCCGCAAGGACTGATCTGGTCTGCGCCCAGTTATTTAATGTTGTTGGAAATGGCAGAGCAAGGTTTCGGTTGGGCCATTCTGCCTCGCTGGTTGGTTGATCAATACAGCCGCCGAAAACTGGTGCCGTTACCGACCATTGGCTGGCCAAAAATGATCTCCATTGATGCCGTTTGGTCGAAAAAAAGCCCGCCCGGCCCGGCAGGCTATTGGTTGTTGGATCAATTGGCCGGCGATATCAGGTAG
- the alaC gene encoding alanine transaminase produces the protein MAEYPSKRRFTRIERLPPYVFNITSELKMAARRRGEDIIDFSMGNPDGPTPPHIVEKMCSVAQREDTHGYSTSRGIPRLRRAISRWYADRYQVDIDPESEAIVTIGSKEGLAHLMLATLDHGDTVLVPNPSYPIHIYGAVIAGAQVRSVPLTEGIDFFGELERAIRETIPKPKMMILGFPSNPTAQCVELDFFERVVALAKQYDVLVVHDLAYADIVYDGWKAPSIMQVPGAKDIAVEFFTLSKSYNMAGWRIGFMVGNPELVNALARIKSYHDYGTFTPLQVAAIAALEGDQQCVRDIAEQYRQRRNALVRGLHEAGWMVENPKASMYVWAKIPEPYAHLGSLEFAKRLLSEAKVCVSPGIGFGDYGDTHVRFALIENQDRIRQAVRGIKSMFRADGLLKPSKPTSDETA, from the coding sequence ATGGCTGAATACCCTTCCAAACGTCGTTTTACCCGAATTGAACGCCTTCCCCCTTATGTTTTCAATATTACCTCCGAGCTAAAAATGGCGGCGCGCCGTCGTGGTGAAGACATTATTGATTTCAGTATGGGTAATCCAGACGGCCCGACACCGCCACATATCGTTGAGAAAATGTGCAGTGTCGCGCAACGTGAAGACACCCACGGATATTCAACCTCCCGAGGGATTCCGCGCCTGCGCAGGGCGATTTCTCGCTGGTATGCCGATCGCTATCAAGTGGATATTGACCCGGAAAGCGAAGCCATTGTCACTATCGGCTCAAAAGAGGGGCTGGCGCATTTGATGCTGGCCACACTGGACCACGGTGATACCGTGCTGGTGCCGAACCCGAGCTACCCCATTCATATTTACGGCGCGGTGATTGCGGGCGCACAAGTACGTTCGGTGCCACTGACCGAGGGTATTGATTTCTTCGGTGAGCTGGAACGTGCGATTCGTGAAACCATTCCTAAACCAAAAATGATGATCCTCGGCTTCCCCTCTAACCCGACGGCGCAGTGTGTTGAGCTGGACTTTTTCGAGCGGGTCGTGGCGCTGGCGAAGCAATATGATGTGCTGGTGGTGCATGATTTGGCCTATGCCGACATTGTGTATGATGGCTGGAAAGCGCCGTCAATCATGCAGGTTCCCGGTGCAAAAGATATTGCAGTTGAGTTTTTTACACTGTCCAAAAGTTACAATATGGCTGGTTGGCGCATTGGTTTTATGGTGGGTAACCCTGAACTGGTGAATGCACTGGCGCGGATTAAGAGTTATCACGATTACGGCACTTTTACTCCACTACAGGTCGCGGCGATTGCGGCGCTGGAGGGAGATCAGCAGTGTGTACGTGATATCGCCGAACAGTACCGTCAGCGCCGTAACGCCTTGGTGCGCGGGTTGCATGAAGCGGGTTGGATGGTCGAAAACCCGAAAGCCTCAATGTATGTCTGGGCTAAAATTCCCGAACCTTACGCGCATTTAGGGTCACTCGAATTTGCCAAGCGGCTATTATCTGAAGCGAAAGTGTGTGTCTCGCCGGGGATTGGATTTGGTGATTACGGTGATACTCATGTTCGTTTTGCGCTGATTGAGAACCAAGACCGGATTCGTCAGGCGGTGCGTGGGATTAAAAGTATGTTCCGCGCCGATGGCTTGCTGAAACCGAGTAAACCCACATCAGATGAAACGGCTTAA
- a CDS encoding DUF1479 domain-containing protein, producing the protein MASLQIDDIPAAIKAVKQQLRQALPDYQQVFHAVEENIRQQVTEIRRSLAQGENPVPRIHADDIINGKVTDEQKAQIKQRGCCAILGVFPTEKAAAWNREIGHYLERNNFVERLKNAAEDNYFGTLAASKPQIYGIYWSTPQVEARQDQRMNAVQVFLNNLWQTESNGKQHFDANRVVTYADRTRRRPPKSSSLGLSPHVDGGSIERWLDENFRHVYRHVFSGEWQKYDPFAAEGRPEVREFPSPAVCSMFRTFQGWTALTPQRTHAGTLNVIPIANAMAYILLRAIQDDVADDDLCGAAPGRALSASKQWHPLLMEAISPIPDLEAGDTVFWHCDVIHSVENEHNGEFDSNVMYIAAAPWCEKNAAYLPRQLASFMDGRSPPDFAADDFEVDFSGRTTAENLTPIGKQQLGMTE; encoded by the coding sequence ATGGCTTCATTACAAATAGACGATATTCCCGCAGCAATCAAAGCGGTGAAACAACAATTACGTCAGGCACTCCCTGATTACCAACAGGTGTTTCACGCCGTTGAAGAGAACATTCGCCAGCAAGTGACCGAGATCCGCCGCAGTCTGGCGCAGGGCGAGAATCCCGTCCCCCGCATTCATGCCGATGATATTATCAATGGCAAAGTGACTGATGAACAAAAAGCACAAATAAAGCAACGGGGATGCTGTGCCATCCTCGGTGTATTCCCGACAGAAAAAGCCGCCGCTTGGAACCGTGAAATCGGCCACTATCTGGAGCGTAATAATTTTGTTGAGCGCCTGAAAAATGCCGCAGAAGATAATTACTTTGGCACTCTAGCGGCCAGCAAGCCACAAATTTACGGTATTTATTGGTCAACCCCGCAAGTTGAAGCCCGTCAGGATCAACGGATGAATGCGGTACAGGTATTTTTGAATAATCTGTGGCAAACCGAGAGCAACGGCAAGCAGCATTTTGATGCTAACCGCGTAGTGACCTATGCTGACCGGACACGCCGCCGCCCACCAAAATCCTCCTCTCTGGGCTTGTCACCCCATGTGGATGGTGGCTCCATTGAGCGCTGGCTGGATGAAAACTTCCGCCATGTCTATCGCCACGTGTTCTCTGGTGAATGGCAGAAGTATGATCCCTTTGCGGCAGAGGGCCGCCCAGAGGTGCGCGAGTTCCCGTCACCGGCGGTATGCTCGATGTTCCGCACTTTCCAAGGCTGGACCGCGCTGACCCCTCAGCGTACCCATGCCGGGACATTAAATGTTATTCCGATCGCCAATGCCATGGCCTATATCTTACTGCGCGCCATTCAGGATGATGTTGCCGACGATGATCTCTGTGGTGCTGCGCCAGGCCGTGCGCTGTCCGCCTCCAAACAGTGGCATCCTCTTTTAATGGAAGCAATTTCCCCTATTCCCGATCTGGAAGCGGGTGACACGGTATTCTGGCATTGCGATGTGATTCACTCGGTGGAAAACGAACATAACGGCGAGTTTGACAGTAACGTGATGTACATCGCTGCCGCCCCATGGTGTGAAAAGAACGCCGCCTACTTGCCGCGCCAACTTGCCAGCTTTATGGATGGTCGCTCACCACCAGACTTTGCCGCCGATGATTTTGAAGTCGATTTCTCGGGCAGAACCACCGCCGAGAATCTGACACCGATAGGCAAGCAGCAGTTGGGGATGACTGAATAA
- a CDS encoding GNAT family N-acetyltransferase, with the protein MLDSLSEQDWPLFLRLYQDPEIQRFISDPMDLAEIRARFELRIQPWEKTSSHWLCLVIREKESGQAVGLTGFLAEWLPLQQAEVGYAMLPACQGKGFGKESLMAVLAFGFQQCLFHKMKATVTVGNQASRGLLERCGFQLEGTLRDNYKLAGQWCDDWVLGILSSEFKPQ; encoded by the coding sequence ATGCTCGATAGCCTGAGCGAGCAGGACTGGCCGCTGTTTTTGCGTTTATATCAAGACCCCGAGATCCAGCGTTTTATCTCAGATCCGATGGATTTAGCTGAGATTCGTGCGCGATTTGAATTGCGCATCCAGCCATGGGAAAAAACGTCCAGCCATTGGCTGTGTCTGGTGATCCGCGAAAAAGAGAGTGGGCAAGCGGTGGGGCTGACGGGCTTTTTAGCCGAATGGTTGCCGCTACAGCAAGCGGAAGTGGGGTATGCCATGCTGCCCGCCTGCCAAGGTAAAGGTTTTGGCAAAGAGTCGCTGATGGCGGTACTGGCATTCGGCTTCCAGCAATGTCTGTTCCATAAAATGAAAGCCACAGTCACAGTGGGGAATCAGGCTTCACGGGGTCTGTTGGAGCGCTGTGGTTTTCAGTTGGAGGGTACTTTGCGTGATAACTATAAATTGGCTGGGCAATGGTGTGATGACTGGGTTTTGGGGATATTGAGCAGTGAATTTAAGCCGCAGTAG
- a CDS encoding multidrug/biocide efflux PACE transporter, giving the protein MQVHHKTLSERVIHAVGFEVIAVAICAPVGAWLLDRSILQMGTLTIILSSVAMLWNIIYNTLFDYFWPVSRVAKTLRVRVFHALGFEGGFILIGLPIAAYVLGVSLLQAFMLEIGFFLFFLPYTICYNWAYDNLRMRIIRARQPAVLTAASEKKRGA; this is encoded by the coding sequence ATGCAAGTTCATCACAAGACTCTCTCTGAGCGGGTTATCCATGCTGTTGGCTTTGAAGTCATTGCGGTCGCGATTTGCGCCCCGGTGGGGGCATGGCTGTTGGATCGTTCAATTCTGCAAATGGGGACATTGACCATTATTCTCTCTTCCGTGGCGATGCTGTGGAATATTATTTACAACACGTTGTTCGACTACTTTTGGCCTGTCAGTCGGGTCGCCAAGACTCTGCGTGTGCGGGTATTCCATGCGCTGGGCTTTGAAGGTGGGTTTATCCTGATCGGCTTGCCGATTGCGGCTTATGTCTTGGGTGTTTCACTGCTACAGGCATTTATGTTGGAGATCGGTTTCTTCCTGTTCTTCCTGCCCTACACCATCTGTTACAACTGGGCTTATGACAACTTACGGATGCGTATTATCCGCGCTCGTCAGCCCGCAGTATTGACCGCCGCGTCGGAAAAAAAACGCGGGGCATAA
- a CDS encoding sensor histidine kinase, with protein sequence MHQIFEMLLAVFDRAALMLICLFFLTRTRLFRQLLQKEKHTPLELAAVTAIFSLFAIFGTYSGINVEGSLVNVRVIAVMSGGILFGPWVGIITGVIAGSHRYLIDIDGITSVPCLITSIIAGLMSGYINLKVKKERQWSVGILAGMICESLTMLLVVILAKPTALGIDIVSKIGIPMILGAVCIGLIVLLVQSVEDEKEVIAARQAKLALDIANKTLPYFRNINGESLRSVCEIIRDDIKADAVAITDRQNILAYVGVGVETYDIGHEIISDITKESIQRGKITIRNNDEAHRTPQIHSLIIIPLWEKGEVTGSLKIYYCHAHKITYSLKVMAVGLSQIISTQIEVSRIEHLREMANKAEMRALQSKINPHFLFNALNAISSSIRINPDTARQLIINLSRYLRYSLELNDEQIDIRKELHQIQDYIAIEQARFGSKLTVIYDIDDDIALKIPSLLIQPLVENAIVHGIQPYRGKGVVVIAVKDHGDQIKISVKDTGNGINPETIERVANNEMPGNKIGLLNVHHRVKLLYGEGLQIRRMEPGTEISFYISKNGGKIHAEPSISAGV encoded by the coding sequence GTGCACCAGATATTTGAAATGCTACTGGCGGTGTTTGATCGTGCCGCACTGATGCTAATTTGCCTGTTCTTCCTGACCCGCACCCGCCTGTTCCGTCAGTTACTGCAAAAAGAGAAGCATACCCCGTTGGAACTGGCCGCAGTGACCGCCATCTTCTCGCTCTTCGCGATTTTCGGTACCTATTCCGGCATTAACGTCGAAGGTTCACTGGTCAACGTCCGTGTCATCGCCGTCATGTCTGGCGGGATTCTGTTTGGCCCATGGGTCGGGATCATCACGGGAGTGATTGCGGGTTCTCACCGCTACTTGATTGATATTGATGGTATTACTTCAGTTCCCTGCCTGATTACCAGTATTATCGCTGGACTGATGTCTGGCTATATCAACCTGAAAGTGAAGAAAGAGCGGCAATGGAGTGTCGGTATTTTAGCTGGCATGATTTGCGAATCACTGACCATGCTATTAGTGGTCATTTTGGCTAAACCGACCGCATTAGGTATCGATATTGTGTCTAAAATCGGCATTCCGATGATTTTAGGGGCGGTCTGTATCGGGCTGATTGTGCTGCTGGTACAGAGTGTCGAGGATGAAAAAGAGGTGATTGCGGCACGGCAGGCCAAACTCGCCTTGGATATCGCCAATAAAACCTTGCCCTATTTTCGCAATATTAACGGCGAGTCCTTACGTAGCGTATGCGAAATTATTCGCGACGATATCAAAGCCGATGCTGTTGCCATCACCGATAGGCAAAATATTTTGGCTTACGTGGGGGTCGGGGTCGAAACTTACGATATTGGCCATGAGATTATCAGTGATATCACCAAAGAGAGTATTCAGCGCGGCAAGATCACCATCCGCAATAACGATGAAGCTCACCGCACGCCGCAGATTCACTCGCTGATTATTATTCCGCTATGGGAAAAAGGTGAAGTGACCGGTTCGCTGAAAATCTATTACTGCCATGCCCATAAAATCACCTATTCGCTGAAAGTCATGGCGGTGGGTCTGTCGCAGATTATCTCTACGCAAATTGAGGTTTCCCGCATTGAGCATCTGCGTGAAATGGCGAATAAAGCGGAGATGCGCGCCCTGCAAAGTAAAATTAACCCGCACTTTTTGTTTAATGCGTTGAATGCGATTTCGTCATCGATTCGCATTAATCCAGACACCGCGCGCCAATTGATCATCAACTTATCGCGTTACTTGCGCTACAGCCTTGAACTGAATGATGAACAAATTGATATCCGCAAAGAACTCCATCAGATTCAAGACTATATCGCTATCGAGCAGGCGCGTTTCGGCAGTAAGCTGACGGTCATCTATGATATCGACGACGACATTGCGCTGAAAATCCCGAGCCTACTGATCCAACCTTTGGTGGAAAATGCCATTGTGCACGGCATTCAGCCCTATCGTGGCAAAGGGGTGGTGGTCATTGCTGTCAAAGACCATGGTGATCAAATCAAAATTTCAGTGAAAGATACCGGCAATGGCATTAACCCAGAAACCATCGAGCGCGTCGCTAATAATGAGATGCCGGGCAATAAAATCGGTTTACTGAATGTACATCACCGGGTGAAATTACTCTATGGCGAAGGTTTACAGATACGCCGCATGGAACCGGGCACCGAAATTTCTTTTTATATCAGCAAAAATGGCGGCAAGATCCATGCAGAACCCAGTATTTCAGCCGGAGTTTAA
- a CDS encoding LytR/AlgR family response regulator transcription factor — MKAIIVEDEFLAQEELSYLIHQHSSITIEATFEDGLDVLKYLQNHQVDAIFLDINIPSLDGVLLAQNISKFTHKPYIIFITAYKEHAVEAFEIEAFDYILKPYHESRIVTMLQKLEALHKRDRQNREQTSSPNPRAAAYTINLMKDERIIVTDINDIYYAAAQEKVTLVYTRREEFIMPMNITEFCSRLPEEYFFRCHRSYCVNLAKIREIVPWFNNTYILRLSDLDFEVPVSRSKIKEFRQLMRL, encoded by the coding sequence GTGAAAGCAATCATTGTTGAAGATGAGTTTCTGGCTCAGGAAGAGTTAAGCTACCTGATTCACCAGCACAGCAGCATCACCATTGAGGCGACCTTTGAGGATGGGCTGGATGTGCTTAAATATCTGCAAAATCATCAGGTTGATGCCATTTTTCTTGATATTAACATTCCGTCACTGGATGGCGTGTTGCTGGCCCAGAACATCAGCAAATTTACCCATAAGCCCTATATTATCTTTATCACCGCCTATAAAGAGCATGCGGTTGAAGCTTTTGAGATTGAAGCGTTCGACTATATTTTGAAGCCTTACCATGAGTCACGTATTGTCACCATGCTGCAAAAGTTGGAAGCACTGCATAAGCGTGATCGTCAAAATAGAGAGCAAACCAGCAGCCCCAATCCGCGCGCAGCGGCGTACACCATCAACTTGATGAAAGATGAGCGCATTATCGTCACTGATATCAATGATATCTACTATGCGGCAGCACAGGAGAAGGTCACGCTGGTCTATACTCGTCGCGAAGAATTCATCATGCCGATGAATATCACTGAATTTTGTAGCCGTTTGCCGGAAGAGTATTTCTTCCGCTGCCATCGTTCCTATTGCGTGAATTTAGCCAAAATCCGCGAAATCGTGCCGTGGTTTAACAACACTTACATTCTGCGGCTCAGCGATTTGGACTTTGAAGTCCCCGTTAGCCGCAGCAAGATAAAAGAGTTCAGGCAACTGATGCGCCTTTAA
- the glk gene encoding glucokinase, with translation MTSYALVGDVGGTNARLALCAVATGEISQAKTYSGLEYDSLEDVIRQYLSEHTATITDACIAIACPITGDWVAMTNHTWAFSIAAMKQNLGLNHLEVINDFTAVSMAIPVLSEQDVLQFGGTASQPGKPIAVYGAGTGLGVAHLVNVDRRWISLPGEGGHVDFAPNSEEEDRILAVLRQELGHVSAERVLSGPGLVNLYRAIVISDARQPENLAPKDVTERALADSCTDCRRALSLFCVIMGRFGGNLALNLSTFGGVYIAGGIVPRFMEFFKASGFRGAFEDKGRFKDFLHEIPVYMITHQQPGLLGAGAYLRQTLGHTLRP, from the coding sequence ATGACGAGCTATGCCCTGGTGGGTGACGTTGGCGGCACTAATGCCCGTTTGGCGCTTTGCGCTGTGGCGACGGGTGAAATATCACAAGCAAAAACATATTCAGGGCTGGAATACGACAGTTTGGAAGATGTTATCAGGCAATATCTGTCGGAACATACGGCGACGATAACGGATGCCTGCATCGCCATCGCCTGTCCAATTACCGGCGACTGGGTGGCGATGACCAATCATACTTGGGCCTTTTCGATTGCCGCCATGAAACAAAATTTGGGGCTGAATCATTTAGAAGTGATCAATGATTTTACGGCGGTATCCATGGCGATTCCCGTGCTGTCTGAGCAAGATGTGCTGCAATTTGGCGGCACCGCGTCTCAGCCGGGAAAACCTATTGCGGTGTATGGTGCTGGCACTGGGTTGGGGGTGGCGCATTTAGTCAATGTGGACCGCCGCTGGATAAGCTTGCCAGGTGAGGGCGGGCATGTTGATTTCGCGCCCAATAGCGAAGAAGAGGACCGCATTCTGGCGGTATTGCGTCAGGAGTTGGGCCACGTCTCCGCCGAGCGTGTTCTTTCCGGCCCAGGGCTGGTGAATTTGTATCGTGCCATTGTGATTTCTGATGCGCGCCAGCCGGAGAATCTGGCACCGAAAGATGTGACTGAGCGGGCGCTGGCTGATAGCTGTACTGACTGCCGCCGCGCATTATCACTGTTCTGCGTCATTATGGGCCGCTTTGGCGGCAATCTGGCCTTGAATCTCAGCACCTTTGGCGGCGTTTATATTGCTGGCGGTATCGTGCCGCGTTTTATGGAGTTTTTTAAAGCCTCCGGTTTCCGTGGCGCTTTTGAAGATAAAGGCCGTTTCAAAGATTTCTTGCACGAGATTCCCGTTTATATGATTACCCATCAACAGCCGGGTTTGTTGGGGGCAGGGGCTTATCTGCGTCAAACTTTAGGGCATACCCTTCGTCCTTGA
- a CDS encoding L-lactate MFS transporter encodes MSSKPVNRWLIVVGTIIVQMGLGTIYTWSLFNQPLGEKFSWSLGAVATTFSITSFSLAIATLFAGRLQERIGIRKLTLISGIILGLGLIASSFATSLGMIYLLAGIVVGFADGTAYITTLSNLIKWFPERKGLISGISVGAFGTGSLLFKYVNASLIANQGVSLAFFYWGIIVMVLVGAGSFLLREKVVAPQAANNLSTARAGRDFSVGEMLAVKESYFLFIIFFTACMSGLYLIGIVKDLGVQLAGMDLATAANTVSAIAIFNTAGRIILGALSDKVGRLRVISFTLLVTTLAVSVLTFVPLTHTLFFLCVGAIAFCFGGNITVFPAIVGDFFGLKNHSKNYGVIYQGFGLGALAGSFIAARLGGYHATFIVIAVLSVVSLLLTLIIKPPKGAAAETESSTSAPAGATASSHA; translated from the coding sequence ATGAGCAGTAAACCGGTAAATCGTTGGTTAATTGTTGTAGGTACTATCATCGTTCAGATGGGACTAGGCACTATCTATACTTGGAGCTTATTTAATCAGCCCTTGGGAGAGAAGTTTAGTTGGTCATTGGGCGCGGTGGCGACCACCTTCTCTATCACCAGTTTCTCTCTGGCTATCGCGACACTCTTTGCTGGCCGCCTGCAAGAGCGGATTGGTATCCGTAAACTGACGCTGATTTCCGGTATCATCCTCGGCTTGGGGCTGATTGCCAGCTCCTTCGCCACCTCATTGGGGATGATTTATCTGCTGGCGGGGATTGTGGTGGGCTTTGCTGATGGCACCGCCTACATCACCACACTGTCGAATCTGATTAAGTGGTTCCCAGAACGCAAGGGGCTGATTTCGGGTATCTCAGTGGGGGCATTTGGGACCGGTAGCCTGCTATTCAAATACGTGAATGCCAGCTTGATTGCCAATCAGGGGGTGTCGTTGGCGTTTTTCTACTGGGGCATTATCGTGATGGTCTTGGTCGGGGCTGGCTCTTTCCTGTTACGGGAAAAAGTGGTTGCACCGCAAGCGGCCAACAACCTATCAACCGCCCGTGCAGGGCGCGACTTTAGTGTCGGTGAGATGCTGGCGGTCAAAGAGTCCTACTTCTTGTTTATCATCTTCTTCACGGCCTGTATGAGTGGCCTATATCTGATTGGTATCGTGAAAGACTTAGGTGTGCAATTAGCCGGGATGGATTTGGCGACGGCAGCAAATACCGTTTCAGCCATCGCCATCTTTAACACTGCCGGACGCATTATTCTGGGGGCGCTCTCCGATAAAGTCGGCCGCCTGCGGGTGATTAGTTTCACCTTGCTGGTCACCACCTTGGCGGTCTCCGTCCTAACCTTTGTTCCACTGACTCACACCTTGTTCTTCCTGTGCGTGGGGGCGATTGCCTTCTGTTTTGGTGGCAATATCACCGTGTTCCCCGCCATTGTTGGCGACTTCTTTGGCCTGAAAAACCACAGCAAAAACTACGGGGTCATCTATCAGGGCTTTGGCTTAGGCGCATTGGCAGGTTCATTTATTGCCGCCCGACTGGGGGGATATCACGCCACCTTTATCGTCATCGCGGTGCTGTCAGTGGTGTCCTTACTGCTGACACTCATTATCAAGCCACCCAAAGGGGCCGCTGCTGAAACAGAAAGCAGCACCTCCGCTCCCGCAGGTGCCACCGCCAGCAGCCATGCTTGA
- a CDS encoding alpha-keto acid decarboxylase family protein, whose translation MASSYKVADYLLDRLAQVGIRHLFGVPGDFNLHFLDHVISHPVIEWMGCANELNAAYAADGYARVMPAGALLTTVGVGELSAINGIAGSFAEYLPVIHIVGTPALRSQKAGELLHHSLGDGDFSHFSRMAKEVTCAQASLTAENAAAEIDRLLVAALNQRRPVYLQLPSDVAEADMATNSGTLALSPPLLSPTSLQAFIDAAREKLQSAHRVALLADFLADRFGARQSLNQWLAEVNLPHSTLLLGKGVLDETHPLFIGTYAGAASDASVKEVIENADVLITVGVWYVDTITAGFSQHITQDNCIDVQPEQVRIGSRVFSQIPMVAAVDALHQLCKSLQGEWPQPVITPPVRQASQHHLLSQQTFWYHIQHFLRPNDIVVTDQGTSSFGAATLNLPSGCTFIAQSLWGSIGFSLPAAYGAQLAQPQRRLILLVGDGAAQLTIQELGSMLRDGLNPTIFLLNNQGYTVERAIHGAQQRYNDIAPWNWTQLPQALTVGKQFMTRKIKETHQLQQVLAQIEGAQQLVFIEVVLPPMDMPDLLISVAKSIQARNSAT comes from the coding sequence ATGGCAAGCAGCTACAAAGTGGCAGATTATTTACTGGATCGACTGGCACAAGTGGGTATCCGGCATCTCTTTGGTGTTCCGGGTGATTTTAATCTCCATTTTTTAGATCATGTTATCAGCCATCCGGTGATTGAATGGATGGGGTGTGCTAATGAGTTGAATGCAGCGTATGCCGCAGATGGCTATGCTCGGGTCATGCCAGCGGGGGCATTACTCACCACAGTGGGTGTTGGGGAATTAAGTGCGATCAATGGGATTGCGGGTAGTTTCGCTGAATACCTTCCAGTGATTCATATTGTGGGCACCCCAGCATTGCGCTCACAGAAGGCCGGAGAATTGTTGCATCACTCATTAGGTGATGGTGATTTCAGCCATTTTTCCCGCATGGCGAAAGAGGTCACTTGTGCACAGGCCAGCTTGACCGCTGAGAATGCGGCGGCTGAAATTGATCGCCTGCTGGTAGCGGCTTTAAACCAACGGCGTCCGGTCTATCTGCAACTCCCCAGTGATGTGGCGGAAGCTGATATGGCAACAAATTCAGGTACTTTGGCGCTCTCTCCACCTCTCTTATCACCGACATCCCTTCAAGCATTCATTGACGCGGCACGTGAGAAATTACAGTCGGCGCATCGGGTCGCCCTGCTGGCCGATTTTCTGGCCGACAGATTTGGCGCGCGACAATCACTGAATCAATGGCTGGCGGAGGTGAATTTGCCTCACTCCACACTCTTGTTGGGAAAAGGGGTGCTGGATGAAACCCATCCGCTATTTATCGGGACTTATGCTGGGGCAGCCAGTGACGCCAGTGTGAAAGAAGTGATTGAAAATGCAGATGTTCTTATCACTGTCGGGGTGTGGTATGTCGATACCATTACTGCCGGATTCAGCCAGCATATTACTCAGGATAATTGTATTGATGTCCAGCCGGAACAGGTGCGCATAGGGAGCCGCGTTTTTAGCCAGATCCCAATGGTTGCTGCCGTCGATGCCTTACATCAATTGTGCAAATCCCTACAGGGCGAATGGCCACAGCCCGTGATAACCCCTCCTGTGCGACAAGCCTCGCAACATCACTTACTGAGTCAGCAAACTTTTTGGTATCACATCCAGCACTTTTTGCGCCCAAACGATATTGTGGTGACTGATCAAGGCACCTCGAGTTTTGGGGCTGCAACCCTGAACCTCCCCTCTGGTTGTACCTTTATCGCCCAGTCGTTGTGGGGTTCGATTGGTTTTAGTTTGCCGGCGGCCTATGGTGCGCAGTTGGCGCAACCCCAGCGGCGACTGATATTGCTGGTGGGGGACGGGGCTGCACAACTGACAATTCAAGAGTTGGGATCAATGCTGCGTGATGGGTTGAACCCCACTATTTTTCTGCTGAATAACCAAGGATACACGGTAGAGCGGGCTATTCATGGAGCACAGCAGCGCTATAACGATATTGCCCCGTGGAACTGGACGCAATTGCCGCAAGCATTGACGGTAGGAAAACAATTTATGACGCGCAAAATCAAAGAGACACATCAACTGCAACAGGTGTTGGCACAAATCGAAGGCGCTCAACAGTTGGTGTTCATTGAGGTGGTATTGCCGCCCATGGATATGCCAGATCTATTAATCAGTGTTGCCAAATCTATTCAGGCCCGCAATTCTGCTACCTGA